A single Filimonas effusa DNA region contains:
- a CDS encoding SIR2 family protein, producing the protein MNISSETIAQIDQLLDRIKYGDCVLFLGPDILVDNRGMPLSVSYSHDICNRMQKANIDFDTTQQNDIYYSTNRYISGLNKLQSNNYVKTTDLTIKREYNKFINDKASYTNLHKHLSKMPFYLTINTNPDDLIFKLIKEDIGTNQKCHFGYYDITKDNNEGRAEKDLPAEINTENYVVYNVYGHASDNTASSVIIRESEFLDLSRKINTTGNAMPDVIKTFIKNNKICLFLGFQYDSWPLKILLRSLGFTQDVPGQNISFTYNGLLKHHADFYKDNLQFVFIDSEPSSFVTFLYERMQENISPDDILKKIPDKPLNIVFISDLSDTEDSKIDTQIRDHIANTLQPLRYNGFISMWSEDLPTGGTDKQAELTRRYNEADMFIVVGTANLFAADYFSRIENALALTHEGNKMLIPVYARDFLYNDISGITNNSWIPRENNKPVPVKEDLDRRGLAACEVIKTHITTILKAREANAGKN; encoded by the coding sequence ATGAACATATCATCCGAAACCATAGCGCAGATAGACCAACTTTTAGACCGTATCAAATACGGGGATTGCGTTCTCTTTCTGGGACCCGACATCCTGGTTGATAACCGGGGAATGCCATTGAGCGTATCCTATTCGCATGATATCTGCAATCGGATGCAAAAAGCCAACATCGATTTCGATACCACCCAGCAAAATGATATTTACTATTCCACCAACAGGTATATAAGCGGACTCAATAAGTTACAAAGCAACAACTACGTAAAAACAACCGATCTAACGATTAAAAGGGAATACAACAAATTTATCAACGATAAGGCCAGTTATACAAACCTGCACAAACACCTGTCTAAGATGCCGTTTTATCTGACAATCAACACAAACCCGGATGATCTGATATTTAAGCTTATAAAAGAAGACATAGGCACAAACCAAAAATGTCACTTTGGTTATTACGACATAACCAAGGACAATAACGAGGGACGCGCAGAAAAAGACCTGCCTGCCGAAATCAACACAGAGAACTATGTTGTATACAACGTATACGGCCATGCAAGCGACAATACAGCCAGCTCTGTCATCATCAGGGAATCTGAGTTTCTTGATTTATCAAGAAAAATAAATACCACCGGAAACGCTATGCCGGACGTTATAAAAACATTTATAAAAAACAACAAAATTTGCCTGTTCCTTGGCTTTCAATATGACTCCTGGCCCCTAAAAATATTGCTACGATCCCTGGGATTCACGCAAGATGTACCTGGCCAGAATATCTCATTTACGTACAATGGCCTGCTAAAGCACCACGCCGATTTTTATAAAGACAATCTTCAATTTGTATTCATTGACTCGGAACCATCCAGCTTTGTAACATTTCTTTATGAGCGCATGCAGGAAAACATAAGCCCCGATGATATTCTTAAAAAAATACCCGACAAGCCTTTGAATATCGTATTTATCTCCGATCTATCCGATACAGAAGATAGTAAAATCGATACTCAAATACGCGATCATATTGCCAATACCCTGCAACCGCTCCGGTATAACGGATTTATCAGCATGTGGTCGGAAGACCTTCCTACAGGAGGAACCGATAAACAAGCGGAGCTAACAAGAAGATACAACGAGGCAGATATGTTTATTGTAGTTGGTACTGCAAATCTTTTTGCCGCCGACTATTTTTCCAGGATAGAAAACGCACTGGCATTAACTCATGAGGGAAATAAAATGCTGATCCCCGTTTATGCTCGTGATTTTCTCTACAACGACATCTCCGGTATAACAAACAACAGCTGGATCCCCCGCGAAAACAACAAACCGGTTCCTGTAAAAGAAGACCTGGACCGAAGAGGACTGGCCGCCTGCGAAGTAATTAAAACACACATCACAACCATACTAAAAGCTAGAGAAGCAAATGCAGGAAAAAATTAA
- a CDS encoding nSTAND1 domain-containing NTPase — MQEKINRYPSIRSFETNEQQLFIGREKETQSLFNKTISEKLVLLFARSGIGKSSLLNAGLIPLLQKKGFLPINVRLNTNATSSLDSPVKILKDALALYENKFIVNQLPGAGKEAPASETPGSEAALNKLPLWEYIKCCSFPLGCTPVLIFDQFEQFFNFEISLQNEFLTQLNELVQEKIPLRIAEDAEDHNRPEKAKTELQYSFLQEQPTLKIVVAIRSDKIYEMNRTAQFLPEILKNRFELLPLAEEDAERAIKEPATINNPEVFESNWFKYDNKLIQEIIQSLKGGNDVIETTQLQIVCSQIENRIIKPNPALKARGKTPGYTVTSNDIAQIGGIQKIIDDFYGNQIALLKTAEEKELAKRLIEDKMYDKNTNNRKIVFENEVILIIETEKRKLGLFSLNSKNFINDLLNLRLIREDYREKKIFYEISHDYLLNAIGASFDSREAKRLIHENSELDISRRKAKRLANITIILFACFIIATVIGVIVLKQKNNKNRSLLSQVYTNEGEKKYRNGEQQFARYYWNLAEEISDTEINRSYIYGAFSGKSISVSKDGNYVVTQFMDNSAAIWKLVKDSIILKKQFPNHSVSFLPVQDILETTDTSGKSVYYFIANLNKPISFVKNGVKKDTLISKRISFQDSSYFCLADKKNLGIDPYFYPLPGKPPLTKTNRFLDSVYLSSVKKEKAEAKKRDKLLQKYLTKDYEPYSTGNIVTNVRSLDHSFTVVTIASSGYLVDLKSDTVFSLKKSIYPYSSSTSSSDTSISIAAEKELYHYARTSKKLTITPIKINTQDEILAFEQDKYIIYDKYRNEEDSDPSLVIYDITSGNKYTIGDFNLGRITNENLFLSGMDNDLYYIYNIRNRDLQLLDSQSVNIILSEDLRYTSVIKEDSILIIDNREYPVRIKARYPSSPYTYNRRPGFNGSSFFFSYQNRTFIYNCNTNELNTYNSEDLTLTNIYSNKFISYRIDNTSKYYKQQPAGAAMLILNFQDSTKNTPSYLQKAYCNYFKNQIGK, encoded by the coding sequence ATGCAGGAAAAAATTAACAGGTATCCGAGCATCCGCTCGTTCGAAACCAACGAGCAGCAGCTTTTCATTGGCCGGGAAAAAGAAACCCAAAGCCTCTTCAACAAAACGATATCTGAAAAACTCGTCTTACTATTTGCCAGGTCTGGTATAGGCAAAAGTTCACTGCTGAATGCAGGCTTAATTCCATTACTTCAAAAAAAGGGGTTCCTGCCCATTAACGTAAGACTTAATACCAACGCTACCTCATCGCTGGACTCACCTGTTAAAATATTAAAAGACGCTCTCGCTCTTTATGAAAATAAATTTATTGTAAACCAGCTTCCCGGCGCCGGCAAAGAGGCGCCCGCGTCTGAAACACCAGGCAGTGAAGCCGCCTTAAATAAACTTCCACTATGGGAGTATATAAAATGCTGCAGCTTCCCGCTGGGCTGTACGCCAGTGCTGATCTTTGATCAATTTGAGCAGTTTTTTAACTTTGAAATCTCTCTCCAAAACGAATTCCTGACACAACTCAATGAACTCGTACAGGAAAAAATACCTTTACGTATCGCCGAAGACGCTGAAGACCATAACAGACCTGAAAAAGCGAAAACAGAACTCCAATATTCATTTTTGCAGGAACAACCCACCCTAAAAATAGTCGTAGCCATAAGATCCGATAAGATCTATGAAATGAACCGGACAGCCCAATTTCTCCCCGAAATCCTAAAAAACCGCTTTGAACTCTTACCCTTAGCTGAAGAAGACGCAGAACGAGCCATTAAAGAACCCGCCACGATCAATAACCCCGAAGTATTTGAATCAAATTGGTTCAAATACGACAACAAGCTGATTCAGGAAATTATACAAAGTCTTAAAGGCGGGAACGATGTTATCGAAACTACCCAGCTGCAAATTGTTTGTAGTCAAATAGAAAACCGGATTATTAAGCCAAATCCGGCATTGAAAGCCAGAGGCAAAACGCCCGGATATACAGTTACATCCAATGACATTGCTCAAATAGGCGGCATCCAAAAGATCATTGACGACTTTTACGGAAATCAAATTGCCTTATTAAAAACCGCAGAAGAGAAGGAATTGGCCAAAAGACTGATTGAGGACAAGATGTACGATAAAAATACTAATAACCGTAAAATCGTTTTTGAAAATGAAGTGATCTTGATAATAGAAACCGAAAAAAGAAAACTAGGCCTATTTTCTCTTAACAGCAAAAACTTCATAAACGACCTGCTTAACCTTCGTTTGATCAGAGAAGATTACAGGGAAAAGAAAATATTTTATGAGATAAGCCACGACTACCTGTTAAACGCAATAGGCGCTTCATTTGATTCACGCGAAGCAAAAAGACTTATCCACGAAAACTCCGAACTGGATATTTCCCGAAGGAAAGCAAAAAGACTGGCAAACATAACTATCATATTATTCGCATGCTTTATTATAGCTACAGTAATTGGAGTAATAGTCCTAAAACAAAAAAATAACAAAAACCGTTCACTGCTCTCACAGGTATACACCAATGAAGGAGAAAAAAAATACAGGAATGGGGAACAACAATTCGCACGCTACTACTGGAACCTGGCCGAAGAAATAAGTGATACGGAGATTAACAGATCCTATATCTATGGAGCCTTTTCCGGAAAATCCATCTCAGTATCAAAGGACGGCAATTACGTAGTAACGCAGTTCATGGATAATTCAGCCGCAATATGGAAACTTGTCAAAGACTCAATTATCTTAAAAAAACAATTTCCTAATCATAGTGTCTCATTTCTACCGGTTCAAGACATTCTCGAAACTACTGACACATCAGGAAAATCAGTATACTACTTCATAGCTAATCTAAATAAACCAATCAGCTTTGTTAAAAATGGTGTAAAGAAAGACACTTTAATATCCAAAAGAATAAGCTTTCAGGATTCCTCGTATTTCTGCTTAGCCGATAAAAAGAACCTTGGTATTGATCCATATTTTTACCCACTCCCGGGCAAGCCCCCTTTAACGAAAACAAATAGATTTCTGGACTCAGTTTATCTGTCATCTGTAAAAAAAGAAAAAGCAGAAGCAAAAAAAAGAGACAAACTCTTGCAAAAGTATCTCACTAAGGATTATGAACCGTATAGCACAGGTAATATCGTGACTAATGTAAGATCGCTTGACCACTCCTTCACTGTAGTAACAATTGCATCCTCCGGATACCTTGTGGACTTAAAGTCCGATACAGTTTTCTCTCTGAAAAAAAGCATATATCCCTACTCTTCAAGCACTTCTTCATCCGACACTTCCATTAGTATTGCTGCAGAAAAAGAATTATATCATTATGCCAGAACCAGTAAAAAGCTAACTATAACCCCTATTAAAATAAATACACAGGATGAAATACTGGCATTTGAACAGGATAAATACATAATATACGATAAATACAGGAATGAAGAGGATTCGGATCCATCTCTTGTTATTTATGACATCACTTCAGGTAACAAATACACAATTGGAGATTTTAATTTGGGAAGAATAACAAATGAAAACCTCTTCTTATCTGGCATGGACAACGACTTGTACTATATATATAACATCAGGAATAGAGATTTACAACTTCTGGATAGCCAATCGGTTAATATCATACTGTCAGAAGACCTCCGATATACATCTGTTATCAAAGAAGACAGTATTTTAATTATCGACAACAGGGAATATCCTGTCAGAATAAAAGCCCGCTACCCTTCTTCGCCATATACTTATAATCGCCGGCCCGGATTTAATGGATCATCCTTCTTCTTTTCGTATCAAAACAGAACATTTATCTATAACTGCAATACCAATGAGCTAAACACTTACAATTCTGAAGATTTAACCCTGACAAATATCTACAGCAACAAATTCATCAGTTACAGAATTGACAATACAAGCAAATATTACAAGCAGCAACCAGCAGGAGCCGCAATGTTGATCCTCAATTTCCAGGACAGCACAAAAAACACTCCATCTTACCTGCAAAAAGCATACTGTAATTACTTCAAAAACCAAATAGGTAAATAA
- a CDS encoding helix-turn-helix domain-containing protein, with protein sequence MDYTQQILFLASALGAVNGLLLSLYLFASRKTRSLPAFFLGLLLLALSIEIVKTVFVYFNPDLPKIYLQIGASACFLIGPALYYFLRASLKTVSHMPVAWKRHWGLLAGIILIGGSLVPYASYPDAWCRYIMRGVYTQWFVFLVLSGLQLKPVFKVLKTNRSELQTAEKFWLLVFLGNCLVFFFYVLSKSLSSICISGAIIFSFCLYLTILFYLYNANLENILQVRAATPDKPEKRKIADTNAQQWIEKLEQILHDKQLYKDPNLKLHTLAQKMNISGHLLSQLLNENLGKSFSTYINEYRINEACKLISVNDHLTLEAIGYEVGYNSKSTFYASFKKIKDTTPAFFKESLEKTTPSQQINYQPHK encoded by the coding sequence ATGGATTATACCCAGCAGATATTATTCCTGGCAAGCGCCTTGGGAGCGGTTAATGGCCTCCTGTTAAGCCTGTACCTGTTTGCCAGCCGGAAAACCCGGTCCTTGCCTGCATTTTTCCTGGGACTACTGCTGCTGGCGCTAAGTATAGAAATAGTAAAAACTGTTTTTGTCTATTTCAATCCCGATCTGCCCAAGATCTACCTCCAGATAGGAGCCTCAGCCTGTTTTTTGATTGGCCCCGCTTTGTACTACTTCCTACGGGCATCATTAAAAACAGTATCCCATATGCCCGTTGCCTGGAAACGGCACTGGGGACTGCTGGCCGGGATCATATTAATAGGCGGCAGCCTCGTACCATATGCCTCCTACCCCGATGCCTGGTGCAGGTATATCATGCGCGGCGTCTACACCCAGTGGTTTGTATTTTTGGTATTATCCGGATTGCAGCTAAAACCGGTTTTCAAAGTGCTCAAAACCAACCGGAGCGAACTCCAGACAGCGGAAAAATTCTGGTTGCTGGTATTCCTGGGCAACTGCCTGGTTTTCTTCTTTTACGTGTTGTCTAAATCGCTCAGCAGCATTTGTATCAGTGGTGCTATCATTTTTTCATTCTGCTTATATCTTACCATCCTGTTTTACCTGTACAACGCCAACCTCGAAAATATCCTGCAGGTAAGAGCTGCCACCCCCGATAAGCCGGAAAAAAGAAAGATCGCCGATACCAATGCACAACAATGGATCGAAAAACTGGAGCAGATCCTCCACGATAAACAGCTCTACAAAGATCCTAATCTGAAATTGCATACCCTGGCGCAGAAAATGAATATCTCCGGTCACCTCTTATCGCAGCTGCTTAATGAAAACCTTGGCAAAAGCTTTTCAACATATATCAATGAATACCGTATTAATGAAGCCTGTAAGCTGATCTCTGTCAACGACCACCTTACCCTGGAAGCGATCGGCTATGAGGTAGGATACAATTCCAAGTCCACTTTCTATGCCTCTTTCAAAAAGATAAAAGACACCACTCCGGCTTTTTTCAAGGAAAGCCTGGAAAAGACAACACCCTCCCAACAAATTAATTATCAGCCACATAAATAA
- a CDS encoding outer membrane beta-barrel protein — protein MLKQILAVALFYWCYWPLNAQVTITGKLVNNQTGNPIEMAPVRLLSCHDSSLVKTTVTDSTGMFLLSGLPSNRYLLHFSPIGYQPLYHQVMPEQAGSTVWKQDQITMTADTSLLTGVVVSGRKPAFQMQPGKLVVNIAGNKLFNTAAHTLDILKRIPGLEVTGDGSLQMSGRITPAVFIDGKPVPMGAEELQNYLATLSPDMIASIEVINNPSSQYDAVYKGIINIRLKPDKALGWKGLLTANLQRNAYTLAEPNLLLTYKTRKMAYTARWGYTSGTTIRRYEALQHLANTNIMATNTRTLTGNNNINYQLGIDYNINPSHKVELLLRNYRLNRTTGSYNALYTTDSASNKVVSNTNSDNNATLKQRNYAVNLNYTAQLGQTLWQLQSSLLSITNRQLEDIQNKNILTSQLNDYWKTASKNDISVRTAQLDVSGDLAKGKWSIGTKLVFSNTQNDLRYDTLTTANIFKPDSSRTNRFDYDENITAAYIAYERKWNKLQLAMGLRAEQTHTTANSITDSQVTKRNYINWLPSLNITYTMERNRQLQFAFTRRITRPNFAQLNPFRFYFSPLNYWVGNPYLKSSVTTLFQFTYNIRSLTFSLQAGRENDPMTRYPEYDSVTNILQYLGRNLPYNNFAGIEMSIPWSVTPWWRMSHNLGGYYKKEQTPYHNVTYAIPIYNLTITGSQVFTLPGAFTLDLYYYYNTPGGDGLYTAGAISNIDLGLQRTWLKGTLNTRLNYYDLFNMYRVKRGFREKSIINNRLSHWFGMQRLSITVSYSFGKSTYKTKQAKRNEEENRAGW, from the coding sequence ATGCTGAAACAGATCCTGGCTGTCGCCCTTTTTTATTGGTGCTATTGGCCCCTGAATGCCCAGGTTACTATTACCGGTAAACTGGTAAATAACCAAACCGGTAACCCCATAGAAATGGCCCCCGTCCGTTTATTATCCTGCCACGATAGCTCCCTGGTTAAAACCACGGTAACAGACTCCACCGGTATGTTTTTGCTTAGCGGACTTCCCAGCAACAGGTACCTGTTACATTTCTCACCAATCGGCTATCAGCCACTATACCACCAGGTAATGCCGGAACAAGCCGGTTCCACGGTATGGAAACAGGATCAGATTACCATGACTGCAGACACCAGTTTACTGACCGGCGTTGTGGTAAGCGGACGAAAACCTGCTTTTCAGATGCAGCCAGGAAAACTGGTTGTAAATATCGCCGGCAATAAATTATTTAACACGGCAGCCCATACACTTGATATCCTGAAAAGAATACCTGGATTGGAAGTAACAGGTGACGGATCACTGCAAATGTCAGGCAGAATTACTCCCGCCGTATTTATAGACGGAAAGCCTGTGCCTATGGGAGCAGAAGAATTGCAAAATTACCTCGCTACACTTTCTCCCGACATGATTGCCTCCATTGAAGTGATCAATAACCCCTCTTCACAATACGATGCTGTATATAAAGGCATCATCAATATCCGCCTGAAACCAGACAAGGCGCTGGGCTGGAAAGGCCTGCTTACCGCGAATCTTCAACGTAATGCCTATACCCTCGCAGAACCCAACTTGCTGCTTACCTATAAAACACGTAAAATGGCTTATACGGCACGCTGGGGTTACACCAGCGGCACAACCATTCGCCGCTACGAAGCTTTGCAACACCTCGCCAATACCAATATAATGGCAACCAACACCAGGACTCTTACCGGCAACAACAACATCAATTACCAGTTGGGCATCGATTATAATATCAACCCCAGTCACAAAGTGGAGCTGCTGCTAAGAAACTACCGCCTAAACCGTACAACAGGTTCTTATAACGCCTTGTATACAACGGATTCTGCAAGCAATAAAGTAGTATCCAATACCAATAGCGATAATAACGCCACACTCAAACAACGGAATTATGCAGTCAATCTCAACTACACGGCACAACTGGGCCAAACCCTATGGCAGTTGCAGTCGTCTTTGTTAAGTATTACCAACAGGCAGCTCGAAGACATCCAAAACAAAAACATATTAACCAGCCAGCTGAATGATTACTGGAAAACAGCCTCTAAAAACGACATATCTGTACGAACTGCACAACTGGATGTTTCCGGAGATCTGGCAAAAGGCAAATGGAGCATAGGCACGAAACTGGTATTCTCCAATACCCAAAACGACCTGAGGTACGATACCCTAACCACAGCCAATATTTTTAAACCCGACAGCTCTCGTACTAACCGTTTTGACTATGATGAAAACATCACAGCAGCTTATATTGCTTACGAAAGGAAATGGAACAAACTACAACTGGCAATGGGCCTGCGTGCCGAACAAACGCACACAACAGCCAATAGTATTACCGATAGCCAGGTAACAAAAAGAAACTATATTAACTGGCTACCCAGCCTGAATATAACCTATACAATGGAAAGAAACAGGCAGCTGCAGTTTGCGTTCACCCGCCGTATCACCCGCCCCAACTTTGCACAACTAAACCCGTTCCGGTTTTATTTCAGCCCGTTGAACTATTGGGTAGGCAACCCCTACCTTAAATCTTCAGTAACCACGCTCTTCCAGTTTACTTATAACATCAGATCGTTAACCTTCTCTTTACAGGCAGGGCGGGAGAACGATCCCATGACACGATATCCCGAATACGATTCCGTTACCAATATCTTACAGTACCTGGGGCGGAACCTGCCTTACAACAACTTTGCTGGTATTGAAATGAGCATCCCCTGGTCTGTTACACCCTGGTGGCGAATGAGCCACAATCTGGGAGGGTATTATAAAAAAGAACAAACTCCCTACCATAACGTCACCTATGCAATTCCCATCTACAATCTTACCATTACCGGAAGCCAGGTTTTTACATTACCCGGGGCATTTACACTAGACCTTTACTATTACTATAACACACCCGGAGGCGATGGTTTATATACTGCAGGTGCAATATCCAACATCGACCTGGGTTTGCAAAGAACATGGCTGAAAGGAACGCTCAACACCAGGTTGAATTACTACGACCTGTTTAATATGTATCGTGTAAAGCGCGGATTTCGTGAAAAAAGCATCATAAACAATCGTCTTTCACATTGGTTTGGTATGCAACGTTTAAGCATCACTGTCAGCTACAGTTTTGGAAAGTCAACCTATAAAACAAAACAGGCAAAAAGAAACGAAGAAGAAAACAGGGCCGGCTGGTAA
- a CDS encoding sialidase family protein has product MIKILLSLGLAAAGLCFKNDSSTHSTQDVSDRRAGIVLEEFLYTSAPFPSCHAVTMVELENKELLATYFGGTYERHPDVEIRLQRKKTDGTWTAPVSVADGIQPDGKRLPTWNPVIFQPRGGELMLYYKVGPSPSEWWGAFKTSSDNGYTWSKAQRLAGKVLGPIKNKPIQLSDGTILSGSSTENGGWCAHIERSTDGGKSWTFIGPLNDPKKTGVIQPTLLTYADGSIQMLCRTRNNEEGHIVECWSKDKGLTWSEMKNTPLPNNNSGLDAVTLKDGRQVLVYNHSTRNQKGMGHKGRGVINIAVSKDGKEWEAALVLDYIDEPNKQYSYPSIIQTSDGLVHVIYTWHRERIKHVVLDPNKLVTYPIKGGQWPIDKLPFIKSTEK; this is encoded by the coding sequence ATGATTAAGATCCTTCTTTCTTTAGGTTTGGCAGCAGCCGGATTATGTTTTAAGAATGACAGCAGCACCCATTCAACGCAAGATGTATCAGACAGACGAGCCGGTATTGTTCTGGAAGAGTTTTTATATACAAGCGCTCCATTTCCATCGTGTCATGCGGTGACAATGGTTGAGCTTGAAAACAAAGAGTTGCTGGCTACTTATTTTGGTGGTACTTATGAGCGGCATCCCGATGTTGAGATCCGTTTACAGCGGAAAAAAACAGATGGAACGTGGACAGCTCCTGTAAGTGTTGCTGACGGTATTCAGCCCGATGGCAAGCGGCTGCCTACCTGGAACCCGGTTATTTTTCAACCCAGAGGCGGCGAACTGATGTTGTATTATAAAGTAGGGCCAAGTCCGAGTGAATGGTGGGGAGCTTTTAAAACTTCCAGCGATAACGGGTATACATGGAGCAAGGCACAGAGGCTTGCAGGAAAGGTACTGGGGCCGATCAAGAACAAGCCCATTCAATTAAGTGACGGTACTATTCTTTCCGGTTCAAGTACGGAGAATGGTGGTTGGTGTGCTCATATTGAACGTAGTACGGACGGTGGTAAAAGCTGGACATTCATTGGGCCATTGAATGATCCTAAAAAAACAGGAGTCATACAACCTACGTTACTTACCTATGCTGACGGCAGTATTCAAATGTTATGCAGAACCCGTAATAATGAGGAAGGGCATATTGTGGAATGCTGGTCGAAGGATAAAGGTCTTACATGGTCGGAAATGAAAAATACTCCACTTCCCAATAATAACTCCGGGCTGGATGCTGTTACGCTCAAGGATGGCCGGCAGGTATTGGTATATAATCATTCTACGCGCAATCAAAAGGGGATGGGGCATAAAGGACGCGGCGTTATTAACATAGCCGTAAGCAAAGATGGCAAGGAGTGGGAGGCTGCGTTGGTGCTTGACTATATTGACGAGCCGAACAAGCAATATTCGTATCCTTCTATTATCCAGACTTCAGATGGCCTGGTGCATGTTATATATACCTGGCACAGGGAACGGATCAAGCATGTAGTGTTAGATCCCAATAAGCTGGTGACATATCCTATAAAGGGCGGGCAATGGCCAATTGATAAATTACCTTTTATCAAGAGTACGGAAAAATAG
- a CDS encoding SDR family oxidoreductase: MDKLKNKVAVVTGGNSGIGFGIAEAFKNEGAVGAITGRNEVTLRHSAEALGGDFIGIKGDVTNMNDLELVFRKTTEKFGKIDALVVNAGGVVDGVPLAAIDDVTEEHYDRYMDLNLKSAYFTVQKALPYLNDGASIILIGSSAAHRAAPGMTIYGAAKAAIVFLAKGLSLDLLPRKIRVNTLSPGSIDTPVFGKLVPQEQLEQVKQVWIDITPAGRQGLPSDIGNAAVFLASDDSAFIVGTEILSDGGLTNISLMK, encoded by the coding sequence ATGGATAAGTTAAAAAATAAGGTAGCTGTAGTTACAGGCGGCAATAGCGGGATTGGATTTGGCATTGCGGAAGCATTTAAAAATGAAGGTGCAGTTGGCGCCATTACCGGAAGAAATGAGGTGACGTTACGCCATTCAGCAGAAGCCCTGGGTGGTGATTTTATTGGTATCAAAGGTGATGTCACGAATATGAATGACCTGGAGCTGGTATTCCGGAAGACGACTGAGAAGTTTGGAAAGATCGATGCGTTGGTAGTAAATGCGGGCGGCGTTGTAGATGGCGTTCCGCTGGCTGCTATAGATGATGTGACGGAAGAACATTATGACCGTTATATGGATCTGAATCTAAAAAGCGCCTATTTCACGGTACAAAAAGCGCTTCCCTATTTAAATGACGGCGCTTCTATTATACTTATAGGGTCGAGTGCCGCGCATCGTGCTGCACCCGGAATGACCATTTATGGAGCGGCAAAAGCGGCTATTGTATTTTTAGCCAAGGGGTTGTCGCTGGATCTATTGCCAAGAAAGATACGCGTCAATACACTTTCGCCGGGCTCTATTGATACGCCTGTTTTTGGTAAGCTTGTACCGCAGGAACAGCTGGAACAGGTAAAACAAGTTTGGATAGATATTACGCCGGCAGGAAGGCAAGGGCTTCCGTCTGACATTGGCAATGCGGCTGTATTCTTAGCGTCGGATGATTCGGCTTTTATAGTTGGTACTGAAATTCTCTCAGACGGTGGCCTTACCAATATCAGCCTGATGAAATAA
- a CDS encoding SDR family NAD(P)-dependent oxidoreductase, which yields MNKLENKVAVVTGGSKGIGASIAKYFAAEGASVVVNYASAKDDAENVVKAITDDGGIAIAVQGDVSKEADITRLFDETKKAFGGLDILVNNAGVYEYAPIEQFSEASFHRQFNINVLGSLLAIQASLKLFGDKGGNIINISSGAGRTPLPTGSVYSSTKAALDAITVSLSKEFSGRNIHINSILPGVVETEGSRSAGFIGSEAEAKFVAHTPLGRTGQPEDIAKVAVFIASDDAAWITGELIAVSGGIYGL from the coding sequence ATGAATAAACTAGAGAACAAAGTAGCAGTAGTTACAGGCGGATCGAAAGGGATAGGTGCATCTATTGCTAAATATTTTGCAGCAGAAGGAGCCAGCGTTGTTGTTAATTATGCATCTGCCAAGGATGATGCGGAGAATGTTGTGAAAGCCATCACTGATGATGGAGGTATAGCTATTGCTGTACAGGGAGATGTATCGAAAGAAGCCGATATTACGAGGCTGTTTGATGAAACGAAAAAGGCTTTTGGCGGACTGGATATTCTTGTAAACAATGCGGGTGTTTATGAGTATGCCCCGATCGAGCAGTTTTCGGAAGCTTCTTTTCATCGGCAGTTCAATATCAATGTCTTAGGCTCTTTGCTTGCCATTCAGGCATCTTTAAAACTGTTTGGCGACAAGGGAGGTAATATCATTAATATCAGTTCTGGGGCGGGCAGAACGCCTCTTCCTACAGGGTCGGTGTATTCCTCCACTAAAGCTGCATTGGATGCCATTACGGTTTCTTTATCGAAAGAATTCAGTGGACGAAATATCCATATCAACTCTATTTTGCCTGGTGTTGTGGAAACAGAGGGTTCGCGTAGTGCCGGTTTCATTGGCAGTGAGGCGGAGGCGAAGTTTGTTGCTCATACGCCGTTAGGCAGGACCGGACAGCCTGAAGATATTGCGAAAGTAGCTGTATTCATTGCTTCTGATGATGCGGCGTGGATAACGGGAGAACTGATTGCTGTTTCGGGGGGCATTTATGGTTTATAA